In Anguilla rostrata isolate EN2019 chromosome 1, ASM1855537v3, whole genome shotgun sequence, a genomic segment contains:
- the crabp2a gene encoding cellular retinoic acid-binding protein 2a, whose protein sequence is MDRKIPDFAGTWKMKSSENFDELLKALGVNMMLRKIAVAAASKPSVEITQDGETMSIRTSTSIRTTNVSFTVGEPFSESTVDGRPCTSYPRWETENKISCEQVLQKGEGPKTSWTREITNDGELILTMSANEVVCTRVYLRE, encoded by the exons ATGGATCGCAAAATTCCTGATTTCGCTGGAACTTGGAAAATGAAAAGTTCTGAGAACTTCGATGAACTTCTGAAAGCATTGG GGGTGAACATGATGCTGAGGAAGATCGCGGTGGCCGCTGCGTCCAAACCCTCGGTGGAGATCACCCAGGACGGGGAGACCATGTCCATACGCACCTCCACCTCCATCCGCACCACCAACGTCTCCTTCACCGTGGGGGAGCCCTTCAGCGAGAGCACCGTGGACGGCCGCCCCTGCACG AGTTATCCCCGCTGGGAGACTGAAAACAAGATCAGCTGTGAGCAGGTCCTGCAGAAGGGGGAAGGCCCCAAGACTTCATGGACCCGCGAGATAACCAATGACGGCGAGCTCATCCTG ACAATGAGTGCCAACGAGGTGGTGTGCACCCGGGTCTACTTACGGGAGTGA